In one Bombyx mori chromosome 4, ASM3026992v2 genomic region, the following are encoded:
- the LOC100884166 gene encoding chitin synthase A isoform X2, which yields MSEQERRSQYENEETEEVVYIPNNNYSIYSNGTLHYCSIYSQRTVQETKGWDVFREFPPKQDSVSMETQKCLEFTVRMLKVVAYLVTFIVVLGSGVIAKGTILFMTSQIRKDKRLEFCNKNLGRDKQFVVSLPDEERVAWMWAILAAFAIPELGTMIRSIRICFFKTSKKPSFVQFSVVFIAESLHTIGMGLLFFKILPELDVVKGAMITNCLCIIPAVLGLLSRNSRDSKRFVKVIVDMAAIVAQVTGFIVWPLLENKAVLWLIPISALCISLGWWENYVTRQSPIGIIKSLGRLKEELNFTRYFTYRFISVWKILLFLFCNLFFMWLDGDEPAMFFQLFNPGFGPHSIVVEEVQIQLGGTVIPDLANITLTGDSVEIAAVHKSAVYVMMIQIFAAYICYIFGKFACKIVIQGFSYAFPINLVIPLVVNFLIAACGIRNGDTCFFHGTIPDYLFFESPPVFTLSDFISRQMAWVWLLWLLSQTWITIHIWTPKAERLASTEKLFVLPMYNGLLIDQSMALNRKRDDHKDVKTEDLAEIEKEKGDEYYETISVHTDNTGSSPKTVKSSDQITRIYACATMWHETKDEMMEFLKSILRLDEDQCARRVAQKYLRVVDPDYYEFETHIFLDDAFEISDHSDDESQVNRFVKLLVDTIDEAASNVHQTNIRIRPPKRYPAPYGGRLTWVLPGKTKMICHLKDKAKIRHRKRWSQVMYMYYLLGHRLMELPISVDRKEVMAENTYLLTLDGDIDFQPHAVRLLIDLMKKNKNLGAACGRIHPVGSGPMVWYQLFEYAIGHWLQKATEHMIGCVLCSPGCFSLFRGKALMDDNVMKKYTLKSDEARHYVQYDQGEDRWLCTLLLQRGYRVEYSAASDAYTHCPEGFSEFYNQRRRWVPSTIANIMDLLVDYKHTIKINDNISSPYIAYQMMLMGGTILGPGTIFLMLVGAFVAAFRIDNWTSFEYNLYPIMLFMFVCFTMKSEYQLLVAQILSTAYAMIMMAVIVGTALQLGEDGIGSPSAIFLISLSSSFFIAACLHPQEFWCIVPGIIYLLSIPSMYLLLILYSIINLNVVSWGTREVQTKKTKKEIEQEKKDAEEAKKKAKQKSLLGFLQGVNSNEEEGSIELSFAGLFKCLLCTHPKGNEEKVQLMHIASTLEKLEKKIENVEKAVDPHGLSRSRKLSLGPRGSTNGDHQLDALNEDPEEENDSDSDTGTLSTEPRERRDDLINPYWIEDPGLKKGEVDFLSPPEVQFWKDLIDKYLYPIDEDKDEKARIAGDLLELRNKSVFAFVMFNALFILIVFLLQLNKDQLHVVWPLGVKTNITYMEETGQLLISKEYLQLEPIGLVFVFFFALILVIQFSAMLFHRFGTISHILSSTDLNWFCSKKSEDLSQDALLDKNAIAIVKDLQKLNGLDDDYDNDSGSGPHNVGRRKTIHNLEKARQKKRNIGTLDVAFKKRFFNMNANDGPGTPVLNRKMTLRRETLKALETRRNSVMAERRKSQMQTLGANNEYGVTGMLNNNVGPRHRASNANISVKDVFSEPNGGQINRAYEASLGDDDDSNSMRLQPRQNQVSFQGRF from the exons ATGAGTGAACAAGAACGTAGGAGTCAATACGAGAACGAGGAGACGGAGGAAGTCGTTTACATTCCAAATAACAATTACTCGATATACAGTAATGGAACTTTGCATTACTGTAGCATATACAG TCAGCGCACAGTACAAGAAACGAAAGGATGGGACGTGTTCAGAGAATTTCCGCCGAAACAGGACAGTGTGTCCATGGAGACTCAGAAATGTTTGGAATTCACAGTGCGAATGTTAAAAGTGGTCGCTTACCTGGTCACCTTCATCGTGGTCCTTGGATCAGGAGTTATCGCAAAGGGGACAATTTTGTTCATGACGTCACAAATTAGGAAAGACAAGCGATTAGAATTCTGCAATAAAAACTTAG GTCGAGATAAGCAGTTTGTGGTGAGTTTACCAGACGAGGAGCGTGTTGCCTGGATGTGGGCTATCCTAGCTGCCTTTGCTATTCCGGAATTAGGAACGATGATCAGGTCTATAAGAATATGCTTCTTCAAAACATCAAAGAAGCCGAGTTTTGTACAATTTTCTGTG GTCTTTATCGCTGAGTCCTTACATACCATAGGAATGGGTTTACTATTCTTTAAAATCCTGCCTGAATTAGATGTAGTCAAAGGAGCTATGATAACGAACTGTCTCTGTATAATTCCCGCGGTGCTCGGTCTGCTGTCAAGAAACTCTCGAGACTCGAAACGATTTGTCAAAGTCATCGTCGATATGGCCGCTATAGTTGCGCAAGTGACCGGTTTTATAGTTTGGCCCCTGTTGGAAAACAAAGCTGTTTTGTGGTTGATCCCGATCTCTGCTTTATGTATTTCGTTAGGTTGGTGGGAAAACTATGTGACACGACAAAGTCCAATAG gAATAATCAAAAGCCTGGGGAGACTAAAAGaggaattaaattttactcGCTACTTTACGTATCGATTCATCTCCGTGTGGAAGATTTTACTGTTTCTTTTCTGCAATCTATTCTTCATGTGGTTGGACGGAGATGAACCGGCAATGTTTTTCCAACTTTTCAATCCTGGATTTGGGCCACATAGCATTGTCGTTGAAGAG GTTCAAATCCAACTCGGGGGAACGGTTATTCCAGATTTGGCAAACATAACCCTTACAGGAGACTCCGTCGAAATCGCGGCTGTACATAAGTCCGCCGTCTACGTCATGATGATCCAAATATTTGCAGCCTACATCTGCTACATCTTTGGGAAATTTGCTTGCAAAATTGTTATTCAAGGGTTCAGTTACGCTTTTCCGATAAACTTGGTCATACCTTTGGTGGTGAACTTTTTGATTGCTGCTTGTGGTATCAGAAATGGCGACACCTGTTTCTTCCACGGAACGATACCGGACTACCTATTCTTCGAAAGCCCTCCAG TGTTTACGTTGAGCGATTTCATCTCTCGACAAATGGCATGGGTTTGGTTGTTATGGCTGCTATCACAAACCTGGATCACTATTCATATTTGGACCCCCAAAGCAGAACGTTTAGCTTCCACTGAGAAATTGTTTGTGTTGCCTATGTACAATGGTCTACTCATAGACCAAAGTATGGCACTGAATAGGAAAAGAGATGACCATAAGGATGTCAAAACAGAA gatCTTGCCGAAATCGAAAAGGAAAAAGGTGATGAATACTATGAAACAATATCAGTACATACAGACAATACTGGATCTTCCCCAAAGACTGTGAAATCATCAGACCAGATCACGAGGATTTATGCTTGTGCTACTATGTGGCACGAGACCAAAGATGAGATGATGGAGTTCTTGAAATCTATTCTTCGTCTCGATGAAGATCAGTGTGCTCGCCGCGTCGCTCAGAAGTATCTTCGTGTAGTAGATCCTGACTATTACGAATTCGAAA CTCACATTTTCTTGGACGACGCTTTCGAAATTTCGGATCATAGTGACGACGAATCTCAAGTAAACCGGTTTGTCAAGCTTCTGGTAGATACCATCGACGAAGCTGCTTCTAATGTACATCAAACGAACATTCGTATACGTCCACCGAAGAGATATCCTGCGCCATACGGAGGTAGACTGACATGGGTGTTACCAGGAAAGACTAAAATGATCTGTCACTTGAAGGATAAGGCAAAGATTCGACACAGGAAACGTTGGTCTCAG GTGATGTACATGTACTACCTTCTCGGTCATCGTCTAATGGAATTGCCTATTTCGGTTGATCGTAAAGAAGTTATGGCTGAGAATACTTACCTGCTTACACTCGATGGAGATATCGATTTCCAACCTCACGCTGTACGATTACTCATTGATTTAATGAAGAAAAACAAGAACCTCGGAGCTGCCTGCGGGCGTATTCACCCTGTTGGATCTG GACCTATGGTGTGGTATCAATTATTCGAGTATGCTATCGGACATTGGCTGCAAAAGGCCACCGAACACATGATCGGCTGCGTGCTCTGTAGTCCCGGATGCTTCTCGCTGTTCAGAGGAAAGGCTCTGATGGACGACAACGTTATGAAGAAATATACTTTGAAATCTGACGAAGCCCGTCACTACGTACAATACGATCAGG GAGAAGATCGATGGCTATGCACTCTGCTACTTCAACGTGGCTATCGTGTAGAATATTCAGCTGCATCGGACGCCTACACCCATTGCCCTGAAGGTTTTAGCGAGTTCTACAATCAACGACGTAGATGGGTGCCTTCGACCATTGCTAACATTATGGACTTGCTTGTGGATTATAAACATACCATTAAAATCAATGACAATATTTCCTCACCGTACATCGCATACCag ATGATGTTGATGGGCGGTACGATTCTGGGACCTGGAACTATATTTCTTATGTTGGTGGGTGCTTTTGTGGCCGCTTTTAGAATTGATAATTGGACATCCTTCGAATACAATCTATATCCTATAATGTtgtttatgtttgtttgtttcacaATGAAGTCAGAATATCAA TTATTGGTCGCGCAAATATTATCAACGGCCTATGCTATGATAATGATGGCTGTAATTGTGGGTACAGCACTGCAATTAGGCGAGGACGGTATCGGATCCCCATCCGCTATATTCTTGATTTCACTGTCAAGTTCTTTCTTTATAGCGGCCTGTTTACATCCCCAGGAGTTTTGGTGTATCGTTCCCGGTATCATTTATCTATTATCTATACCCTCTATGTACTTGCTTTTGATTTTGTATTCTATTATAAATCTGAATGTAGTATCGTGGGGTACGCGAGAAGTGCAAACCAAGAAAACAAAGAAG gaAATCGAGCAAGAAAAGAAAGATGCCGAAGAGGCGAAAAAGAAGGCGAAACAAAAGTCCCTTCTTGGTTTCCTGCAGGGTGTCAATTCTAACGAAGAGGAAGGCTCCATAGAACTATCGTTTGCTGGtctttttaaatgtttactgTGTACTCATCCTAAAGGaaacgaagaaaaagtacagcTCATGCATATCGCTTCAACACTTGAGAAATTggaaaagaaaattgaaaaCGTCGAGAA GGCCGTGGATCCGCACGGTCTATCCAGAAGTCGCAAACTATCGCTAGGCCCTCGTGGTAGCACTAACGGAGACCACCAGTTGGACGCTCTTAATGAGGACCCCGAAGAAGAAAACGATTCCGATTCCGACACCGGCACTCTATCCACTGAACCAAGG GAACGACGAGATGATCTTATAAATCCATATTGGATTGAGGATCCCGGCTTGAAAAAAGGCGAAGTAGATTTCTTGAGCCCGCCCGAGGTACAATTCTGGAAAGACCTTATTGACAAGTATTTATATCCTATTGACGAAGACAAGGACGAGAAG gCTCGCATAGCAGGCGATCTACTAGAACTTCGCAATAAATCAGTTTTCGCATTTGTTATGTTCAATGCTTTATTTATAttgatagtatttttattacaactcAATAAAGATCAGCTTCACGTGGTCTGGCCTTTGGGAGTTAAGACAAACATTACGTACATGGAGGAAACAGGCCAG CTTCTCATCTCGAAGGAATACTTGCAATTAGAGCCTATCGGTCTGGTATTTGTGTTCTTCTTTGCCTTGATTTTGGTCATACAATTTTCGGCCATGTTGTTCCATCGATTCGGAACTATTTCGCATATTCTATCATCGACGGATCTCAACTGGTTCTGTTCAAAGAAA TCGGAAGATTTGTCACAGGATGCGCTTTTGGATAAGAATGCAATAGCAATAGTGAAAGACCTTCAGAAATTAAACGGTCTGGACGATGATTATGATAACGATTCAGGATCTGGACCACACAACGTCGGCCGAAGGAAGACAATACACAATTTAGAGAAAGCTAGACAGAAGAAACGTAACATAGGAACACTAGATGTGGCTTTCAAGAAACGATTCTTCAATATGAATGCTAATGATGGTCCGG GTACCCCAgttttaaatcgtaaaatgaCATTGAGAAGGGAGACATTGAAAGCTTTAGAGACCCGTCGTAACTCTGTAATGGCAGAAAGAAGGAAGTCGCAAATGCAGACACTTGGCGCTAATAATGAATACGGTGTTACTGGAATG CTCAATAATAACGTTGGACCTCGTCATAGAGCATCGAATGCTAATATTTCAGTGAAGGATGTATTCTCGGAGCCCAACGGAGGACAGATCAACAGGGCCTACGAAGCCTCACTCGGGGACGACGATGACTCAAATTCCATGCGACTTCAGCCAAGACAAAACCAAGTTTCATTCCAAGGGAGGTTTTAA
- the LOC100884166 gene encoding chitin synthase A isoform X1 — protein MSEQERRSQYENEETEEVVYIPNNNYSIYSNGTLHYCSIYSQRTVQETKGWDVFREFPPKQDSVSMETQKCLEFTVRMLKVVAYLVTFIVVLGSGVIAKGTILFMTSQIRKDKRLEFCNKNLGRDKQFVVSLPDEERVAWMWAILAAFAIPELGTMIRSIRICFFKTSKKPSFVQFSVVFIAESLHTIGMGLLFFKILPELDVVKGAMITNCLCIIPAVLGLLSRNSRDSKRFVKVIVDMAAIVAQVTGFIVWPLLENKAVLWLIPISALCISLGWWENYVTRQSPIGIIKSLGRLKEELNFTRYFTYRFISVWKILLFLFCNLFFMWLDGDEPAMFFQLFNPGFGPHSIVVEEVQIQLGGTVIPDLANITLTGDSVEIAAVHKSAVYVMMIQIFAAYICYIFGKFACKIVIQGFSYAFPINLVIPLVVNFLIAACGIRNGDTCFFHGTIPDYLFFESPPVFTLSDFISRQMAWVWLLWLLSQTWITIHIWTPKAERLASTEKLFVLPMYNGLLIDQSMALNRKRDDHKDVKTEDLAEIEKEKGDEYYETISVHTDNTGSSPKTVKSSDQITRIYACATMWHETKDEMMEFLKSILRLDEDQCARRVAQKYLRVVDPDYYEFETHIFLDDAFEISDHSDDESQVNRFVKLLVDTIDEAASNVHQTNIRIRPPKRYPAPYGGRLTWVLPGKTKMICHLKDKAKIRHRKRWSQVMYMYYLLGHRLMELPISVDRKEVMAENTYLLTLDGDIDFQPHAVRLLIDLMKKNKNLGAACGRIHPVGSGPMVWYQLFEYAIGHWLQKATEHMIGCVLCSPGCFSLFRGKALMDDNVMKKYTLKSDEARHYVQYDQGEDRWLCTLLLQRGYRVEYSAASDAYTHCPEGFSEFYNQRRRWVPSTIANIMDLLVDYKHTIKINDNISSPYIAYQMMLMGGTILGPGTIFLMLVGAFVAAFRIDNWTSFEYNLYPIMLFMFVCFTMKSEYQLLVAQILSTAYAMIMMAVIVGTALQLGEDGIGSPSAIFLISLSSSFFIAACLHPQEFWCIVPGIIYLLSIPSMYLLLILYSIINLNVVSWGTREVQTKKTKKEIEQEKKDAEEAKKKAKQKSLLGFLQGVNSNEEEGSIELSFAGLFKCLLCTHPKGNEEKVQLMHIASTLEKLEKKIENVEKAVDPHGLSRSRKLSLGPRGSTNGDHQLDALNEDPEEENDSDSDTGTLSTEPRERRDDLINPYWIEDPGLKKGEVDFLSPPEVQFWKDLIDKYLYPIDEDKDEKARISRDLKELRDSSVFSFFMINALFVLIVFLLQLNKDNLHIKWPFGVKTNITYDEVSQELLISKEYLQLEPIGLVFVFFFALILVIQFSAMLFHRFGTISHILSSTDLNWFCSKKSEDLSQDALLDKNAIAIVKDLQKLNGLDDDYDNDSGSGPHNVGRRKTIHNLEKARQKKRNIGTLDVAFKKRFFNMNANDGPGTPVLNRKMTLRRETLKALETRRNSVMAERRKSQMQTLGANNEYGVTGMLNNNVGPRHRASNANISVKDVFSEPNGGQINRAYEASLGDDDDSNSMRLQPRQNQVSFQGRF, from the exons ATGAGTGAACAAGAACGTAGGAGTCAATACGAGAACGAGGAGACGGAGGAAGTCGTTTACATTCCAAATAACAATTACTCGATATACAGTAATGGAACTTTGCATTACTGTAGCATATACAG TCAGCGCACAGTACAAGAAACGAAAGGATGGGACGTGTTCAGAGAATTTCCGCCGAAACAGGACAGTGTGTCCATGGAGACTCAGAAATGTTTGGAATTCACAGTGCGAATGTTAAAAGTGGTCGCTTACCTGGTCACCTTCATCGTGGTCCTTGGATCAGGAGTTATCGCAAAGGGGACAATTTTGTTCATGACGTCACAAATTAGGAAAGACAAGCGATTAGAATTCTGCAATAAAAACTTAG GTCGAGATAAGCAGTTTGTGGTGAGTTTACCAGACGAGGAGCGTGTTGCCTGGATGTGGGCTATCCTAGCTGCCTTTGCTATTCCGGAATTAGGAACGATGATCAGGTCTATAAGAATATGCTTCTTCAAAACATCAAAGAAGCCGAGTTTTGTACAATTTTCTGTG GTCTTTATCGCTGAGTCCTTACATACCATAGGAATGGGTTTACTATTCTTTAAAATCCTGCCTGAATTAGATGTAGTCAAAGGAGCTATGATAACGAACTGTCTCTGTATAATTCCCGCGGTGCTCGGTCTGCTGTCAAGAAACTCTCGAGACTCGAAACGATTTGTCAAAGTCATCGTCGATATGGCCGCTATAGTTGCGCAAGTGACCGGTTTTATAGTTTGGCCCCTGTTGGAAAACAAAGCTGTTTTGTGGTTGATCCCGATCTCTGCTTTATGTATTTCGTTAGGTTGGTGGGAAAACTATGTGACACGACAAAGTCCAATAG gAATAATCAAAAGCCTGGGGAGACTAAAAGaggaattaaattttactcGCTACTTTACGTATCGATTCATCTCCGTGTGGAAGATTTTACTGTTTCTTTTCTGCAATCTATTCTTCATGTGGTTGGACGGAGATGAACCGGCAATGTTTTTCCAACTTTTCAATCCTGGATTTGGGCCACATAGCATTGTCGTTGAAGAG GTTCAAATCCAACTCGGGGGAACGGTTATTCCAGATTTGGCAAACATAACCCTTACAGGAGACTCCGTCGAAATCGCGGCTGTACATAAGTCCGCCGTCTACGTCATGATGATCCAAATATTTGCAGCCTACATCTGCTACATCTTTGGGAAATTTGCTTGCAAAATTGTTATTCAAGGGTTCAGTTACGCTTTTCCGATAAACTTGGTCATACCTTTGGTGGTGAACTTTTTGATTGCTGCTTGTGGTATCAGAAATGGCGACACCTGTTTCTTCCACGGAACGATACCGGACTACCTATTCTTCGAAAGCCCTCCAG TGTTTACGTTGAGCGATTTCATCTCTCGACAAATGGCATGGGTTTGGTTGTTATGGCTGCTATCACAAACCTGGATCACTATTCATATTTGGACCCCCAAAGCAGAACGTTTAGCTTCCACTGAGAAATTGTTTGTGTTGCCTATGTACAATGGTCTACTCATAGACCAAAGTATGGCACTGAATAGGAAAAGAGATGACCATAAGGATGTCAAAACAGAA gatCTTGCCGAAATCGAAAAGGAAAAAGGTGATGAATACTATGAAACAATATCAGTACATACAGACAATACTGGATCTTCCCCAAAGACTGTGAAATCATCAGACCAGATCACGAGGATTTATGCTTGTGCTACTATGTGGCACGAGACCAAAGATGAGATGATGGAGTTCTTGAAATCTATTCTTCGTCTCGATGAAGATCAGTGTGCTCGCCGCGTCGCTCAGAAGTATCTTCGTGTAGTAGATCCTGACTATTACGAATTCGAAA CTCACATTTTCTTGGACGACGCTTTCGAAATTTCGGATCATAGTGACGACGAATCTCAAGTAAACCGGTTTGTCAAGCTTCTGGTAGATACCATCGACGAAGCTGCTTCTAATGTACATCAAACGAACATTCGTATACGTCCACCGAAGAGATATCCTGCGCCATACGGAGGTAGACTGACATGGGTGTTACCAGGAAAGACTAAAATGATCTGTCACTTGAAGGATAAGGCAAAGATTCGACACAGGAAACGTTGGTCTCAG GTGATGTACATGTACTACCTTCTCGGTCATCGTCTAATGGAATTGCCTATTTCGGTTGATCGTAAAGAAGTTATGGCTGAGAATACTTACCTGCTTACACTCGATGGAGATATCGATTTCCAACCTCACGCTGTACGATTACTCATTGATTTAATGAAGAAAAACAAGAACCTCGGAGCTGCCTGCGGGCGTATTCACCCTGTTGGATCTG GACCTATGGTGTGGTATCAATTATTCGAGTATGCTATCGGACATTGGCTGCAAAAGGCCACCGAACACATGATCGGCTGCGTGCTCTGTAGTCCCGGATGCTTCTCGCTGTTCAGAGGAAAGGCTCTGATGGACGACAACGTTATGAAGAAATATACTTTGAAATCTGACGAAGCCCGTCACTACGTACAATACGATCAGG GAGAAGATCGATGGCTATGCACTCTGCTACTTCAACGTGGCTATCGTGTAGAATATTCAGCTGCATCGGACGCCTACACCCATTGCCCTGAAGGTTTTAGCGAGTTCTACAATCAACGACGTAGATGGGTGCCTTCGACCATTGCTAACATTATGGACTTGCTTGTGGATTATAAACATACCATTAAAATCAATGACAATATTTCCTCACCGTACATCGCATACCag ATGATGTTGATGGGCGGTACGATTCTGGGACCTGGAACTATATTTCTTATGTTGGTGGGTGCTTTTGTGGCCGCTTTTAGAATTGATAATTGGACATCCTTCGAATACAATCTATATCCTATAATGTtgtttatgtttgtttgtttcacaATGAAGTCAGAATATCAA TTATTGGTCGCGCAAATATTATCAACGGCCTATGCTATGATAATGATGGCTGTAATTGTGGGTACAGCACTGCAATTAGGCGAGGACGGTATCGGATCCCCATCCGCTATATTCTTGATTTCACTGTCAAGTTCTTTCTTTATAGCGGCCTGTTTACATCCCCAGGAGTTTTGGTGTATCGTTCCCGGTATCATTTATCTATTATCTATACCCTCTATGTACTTGCTTTTGATTTTGTATTCTATTATAAATCTGAATGTAGTATCGTGGGGTACGCGAGAAGTGCAAACCAAGAAAACAAAGAAG gaAATCGAGCAAGAAAAGAAAGATGCCGAAGAGGCGAAAAAGAAGGCGAAACAAAAGTCCCTTCTTGGTTTCCTGCAGGGTGTCAATTCTAACGAAGAGGAAGGCTCCATAGAACTATCGTTTGCTGGtctttttaaatgtttactgTGTACTCATCCTAAAGGaaacgaagaaaaagtacagcTCATGCATATCGCTTCAACACTTGAGAAATTggaaaagaaaattgaaaaCGTCGAGAA GGCCGTGGATCCGCACGGTCTATCCAGAAGTCGCAAACTATCGCTAGGCCCTCGTGGTAGCACTAACGGAGACCACCAGTTGGACGCTCTTAATGAGGACCCCGAAGAAGAAAACGATTCCGATTCCGACACCGGCACTCTATCCACTGAACCAAGG GAACGACGAGATGATCTTATAAATCCATATTGGATTGAGGATCCCGGCTTGAAAAAAGGCGAAGTAGATTTCTTGAGCCCGCCCGAGGTACAATTCTGGAAAGACCTTATTGACAAGTATTTATATCCTATTGACGAAGACAAGGACGAGAAG GCACGTATTTCGAGAGACTTAAAAGAACTGAGAGATTCTTCTGTATTTTCATTCTTTATGATCAATGCTCTTTTTGTGCTCATTGTATTTTTGCTACAATTGAACAAGGACAACCTTCACATTAAATGGCCCTTCGGAGTTAAGACTAACATTACCTATGATGaggtctcacaagag CTTCTCATCTCGAAGGAATACTTGCAATTAGAGCCTATCGGTCTGGTATTTGTGTTCTTCTTTGCCTTGATTTTGGTCATACAATTTTCGGCCATGTTGTTCCATCGATTCGGAACTATTTCGCATATTCTATCATCGACGGATCTCAACTGGTTCTGTTCAAAGAAA TCGGAAGATTTGTCACAGGATGCGCTTTTGGATAAGAATGCAATAGCAATAGTGAAAGACCTTCAGAAATTAAACGGTCTGGACGATGATTATGATAACGATTCAGGATCTGGACCACACAACGTCGGCCGAAGGAAGACAATACACAATTTAGAGAAAGCTAGACAGAAGAAACGTAACATAGGAACACTAGATGTGGCTTTCAAGAAACGATTCTTCAATATGAATGCTAATGATGGTCCGG GTACCCCAgttttaaatcgtaaaatgaCATTGAGAAGGGAGACATTGAAAGCTTTAGAGACCCGTCGTAACTCTGTAATGGCAGAAAGAAGGAAGTCGCAAATGCAGACACTTGGCGCTAATAATGAATACGGTGTTACTGGAATG CTCAATAATAACGTTGGACCTCGTCATAGAGCATCGAATGCTAATATTTCAGTGAAGGATGTATTCTCGGAGCCCAACGGAGGACAGATCAACAGGGCCTACGAAGCCTCACTCGGGGACGACGATGACTCAAATTCCATGCGACTTCAGCCAAGACAAAACCAAGTTTCATTCCAAGGGAGGTTTTAA